One genomic segment of Sorex araneus isolate mSorAra2 chromosome X, mSorAra2.pri, whole genome shotgun sequence includes these proteins:
- the FEV gene encoding protein FEV translates to MRQRGASQPLLINMYLPDPVGDGLFKEGKSPGWGPLSPAVQKGSGQIQLWQFLLELLADRANAGCIAWEGGHGEFKLTDPDEVARRWGERKSKPNMNYDKLSRALRYYYDKNIMSKVHGKRYAYRFDFQGLAQACQPPPAHAHAAAAAAAAAAAAQDGALYKLPAGLAPLPFPGLSKLNLMAASAGVAPAGFSYWPGPGPAATAAAATAALYPGPALQPPPGPFGAVAAASHLGGHYH, encoded by the exons ATGAGACAGAGAGGCGCCTCCCAGCCCCTGCTGATCAACATGTACCTGCCAG ACCCCGTCGGAGACGGTCTCTTCAAGGAAGGCAAGAGCCCCGGCTGGGGGCCGCTGAGTCCCGCCGTGCAGAAAG GCAGCGGGCAGATCCAGTTGTGGCAGTTCCTCCTGGAGCTGCTGGCCGACCGCGCCAACGCAGGCTGCATCGCGTGGGAGGGCGGCCACGGCGAGTTCAAGCTTACGGACCCCGACGAGGTGGCGCGGCGCTGGGGCGAGCGCAAGAGCAAGCCCAACATGAACTACGACAAGCTCAGCCGCGCGCTGCGCTACTACTACGACAAGAACATCATGAGCAAGGTGCACGGCAAGCGCTACGCCTACCGCTTCGACTTCCAGGGCCTGGCGCAGGCCTGCCAGCCGCCCCCCGCGCACGCAcacgccgcggccgccgcggccgccgccgccgccgctgcccagGACGGCGCCCTGTACAAGCTGCCCGCCGGCCTCGCCCCGCTGCCCTTCCCCGGCCTCTCCAAACTCAACCTCATGGCCGCGTCGGCCGGCGTGGCGCCCGCCGGCTTCTCCTACTGgccgggccccggccccgcggccaCCGCCGCCGCGGCCACCGCCGCGCTCTATCCGGGGCCCGCCTTgcagcccccgcccgggccctTCGGCGCCGTGGCCGCCGCCTCGCACTTGGGAGGCCATTACCACTAA